From Thermoflavifilum aggregans, a single genomic window includes:
- the hemW gene encoding radical SAM family heme chaperone HemW, with amino-acid sequence MAGFYLHIPFCRQACYYCNFHFSTSLAAMDEMVQAMQMEIQMHASAWNKHHFESLYFGGGTPSLLSEKHLHALLETIYANYDIDPLAEITLEANPDDMTPDKLRLWKLAGINRLSIGVQTLSNNLLRALHRSHDARQATASIQLALDAGFENISADLIYGIPGLTDAYWVDEIKQLLALQIPHLSCYALTIEPRTALDHLIRKQKFPQVDDEQIARQYLMLLDIMESAGYEPYEISSFARPGFRSRHNSKYWQGVPYLGIGPSAHSYQPPYRRWNIAHNAKYIQSIQQQQLPYEEECLTITMQYNEYVMLRLRTMEGVYVQEMGNLFGSGYVQYFQQQIQPWIHSHHVVCQEMHYVLSREGRLFADRIAASLFMTDEETQIKV; translated from the coding sequence ATGGCAGGGTTTTATTTGCATATTCCTTTTTGCCGACAGGCCTGTTACTACTGCAATTTTCATTTCAGTACATCTCTAGCTGCTATGGATGAAATGGTGCAGGCTATGCAGATGGAAATACAAATGCATGCATCTGCGTGGAACAAGCATCATTTTGAATCTCTGTATTTTGGCGGCGGCACGCCATCCTTATTATCGGAAAAACATTTGCATGCACTGCTGGAAACAATATATGCAAACTATGATATAGATCCCCTGGCCGAAATTACTTTGGAAGCCAATCCGGATGATATGACCCCTGATAAACTAAGATTATGGAAACTGGCCGGTATCAATCGTTTAAGCATAGGAGTACAAACGTTGTCTAACAATTTGTTACGTGCACTTCATCGCAGCCATGATGCCAGGCAGGCGACTGCAAGCATACAATTGGCTCTGGATGCAGGGTTTGAGAATATTTCGGCAGATCTGATATATGGTATTCCGGGATTAACAGATGCCTATTGGGTGGATGAAATAAAGCAATTGCTTGCCCTGCAGATACCCCATCTGTCGTGTTATGCATTGACCATAGAGCCACGAACAGCGCTCGATCATCTGATCAGAAAGCAAAAATTCCCACAGGTGGATGATGAACAAATTGCCCGCCAGTATCTAATGCTGCTCGATATCATGGAATCAGCGGGATATGAACCTTATGAGATTTCCAGTTTTGCAAGACCCGGATTTCGTTCCAGGCATAACAGCAAGTACTGGCAAGGAGTACCCTATTTGGGCATAGGACCATCAGCACATAGTTATCAACCTCCCTACCGGCGCTGGAATATTGCACACAACGCAAAGTATATTCAATCCATTCAACAGCAACAACTGCCGTATGAAGAAGAATGCTTGACCATCACCATGCAATACAACGAATATGTGATGCTGCGTTTACGCACCATGGAAGGCGTGTATGTGCAGGAAATGGGTAACCTGTTCGGATCCGGCTATGTACAATATTTCCAGCAACAGATTCAGCCGTGGATACATAGCCATCATGTGGTCTGCCAGGAAATGCATTATGTGCTCAGCAGGGAAGGACGACTTTTTGCTGATCGTATTGCAGCTTCCCTGTTTATGACGGATGAAGAAACTCAGATAAAAGTTTGA
- a CDS encoding glycosyl hydrolase family 18 protein, whose protein sequence is MRSRIVFSVCLACMLCHATSAQTFQGERLFYLVNSLESKQSFFQHADKISVVCPDVYQIDSLGVIYGEMDMRILNIARQKHIRVIPLFASFDQHAIHELLNRPESRLEAIRMMLQYAEQFGFAGWQFDLENVSLADREGYTSFYKQAADSLHAHGLLISCAIVKAEQSTPMNAHPSYERYMYENWSGAFDLQAIAEVSDFVSIMTYDQHTALTPPGPVAGYPWMERIIRYVLSLGIPAEKFSLGVPLYSDYWYPVGDPVHGARSTRDEISYAAVQDLVQRFQLHPQWLDDQKESMAYWENGGVFDWLFIEDARAFEARWELAKKYRLRGISAWVLGAEDPAIWKFLPVIK, encoded by the coding sequence ATGAGATCCCGTATTGTTTTTTCTGTATGCCTTGCATGCATGCTTTGCCATGCCACTTCTGCCCAGACGTTTCAGGGCGAACGATTGTTTTATCTGGTCAATTCACTGGAAAGCAAACAATCATTTTTTCAACATGCCGATAAAATATCCGTTGTATGTCCGGATGTATATCAAATCGATAGCCTGGGCGTGATATACGGGGAAATGGATATGCGCATCTTGAATATTGCGCGGCAAAAACATATCCGTGTGATTCCTCTATTTGCTTCTTTTGATCAGCATGCAATCCATGAATTGCTGAATCGGCCGGAATCACGACTGGAAGCCATCCGCATGATGCTGCAGTATGCTGAACAGTTTGGTTTTGCCGGATGGCAGTTTGATCTGGAAAATGTTTCCCTTGCCGATCGGGAAGGCTATACTTCATTTTACAAACAGGCGGCTGACAGCCTTCATGCACATGGCCTTTTGATTTCATGTGCCATTGTGAAAGCGGAGCAATCCACACCCATGAATGCACATCCTTCGTATGAACGATATATGTATGAAAACTGGTCTGGTGCTTTTGATCTGCAGGCAATAGCAGAAGTAAGTGATTTTGTTTCGATCATGACTTATGATCAGCATACTGCATTGACGCCACCGGGGCCGGTTGCAGGCTATCCTTGGATGGAACGAATCATCCGGTATGTATTGAGCCTGGGTATTCCTGCTGAAAAATTTTCTTTGGGTGTGCCTTTGTATTCAGATTACTGGTATCCCGTGGGAGATCCGGTGCATGGAGCACGCAGTACGCGCGATGAAATCAGTTATGCAGCAGTACAGGATCTGGTGCAACGTTTTCAATTGCATCCGCAATGGCTCGATGATCAGAAAGAAAGCATGGCTTACTGGGAAAACGGAGGTGTATTTGACTGGTTGTTTATTGAAGATGCACGGGCTTTTGAAGCCAGATGGGAACTGGCCAAAAAATATCGGCTGCGCGGTATCTCGGCCTGGGTACTGGGTGCAGAAGATCCGGCCATCTGGAAATTCCTGCCTGTCATCAAGTAG
- a CDS encoding glycoside hydrolase family 9 protein, whose protein sequence is MCTNQVGYELQGKKIAVVVLPVSEKSSPVHAYLIDAEGEDTLWQGISQPPVADIYTGRLSAIIDFSSFHRAGKYRLCLPTGGCSAPFVVAEDPYAQLGTAVLKAYYFLRCSAALLPEYAGKWARAAGHPDTVVYIHPSAASAGRPVGSTIAAPGGWYDAGDYNKYIVNSGITMATLMDAYEDQPAYWDTLNTHIPETGNGIPDILNEILWNLRWMLAMQDPQDGGVYHKLTSAEFDGFEMPSADHSLRFVVQKSTAATLDFAAVMAQASRILQAWKRQLPGLADSCLHAAEKAWEWALQHPAILYDQHKMNQQFHPPITTGAYGDNHLQDEWCWAAAELWLTTGNERYKSRMYALAELQPTVPTWSDVRTLAYFSLFRFQRLHAGKYADFYARLQKQFLHLADSLLHHPFAAFATVMGGRRSDFVWGSNAVAANQGMVLLYAWKLTRNSQYRQAAAGNLDYLLGRNATGYSFVTGFGTRSPMHPHHRPSVADGVREPVPGLLVGGPNPAMQDHCNGYPSLAADEAYVDDNCAYACNEIAINWNAPLVYLVNMLRAERN, encoded by the coding sequence ATGTGCACGAATCAGGTTGGATATGAATTGCAGGGTAAAAAAATAGCTGTTGTTGTATTGCCTGTTTCGGAAAAATCATCACCTGTGCATGCTTATCTGATCGATGCTGAAGGGGAAGACACGCTTTGGCAGGGCATCTCCCAACCACCTGTTGCAGATATATATACCGGCCGACTCTCTGCAATTATTGATTTCAGCAGCTTTCATCGGGCTGGCAAATACAGGCTTTGTCTTCCTACGGGCGGATGTTCTGCACCCTTTGTTGTTGCAGAAGATCCCTATGCACAGCTGGGAACAGCCGTATTAAAGGCCTATTATTTTTTGAGATGTTCTGCCGCCCTTTTACCTGAATATGCTGGGAAATGGGCGCGGGCAGCGGGTCACCCCGATACGGTGGTGTACATACATCCTTCTGCAGCTTCTGCGGGAAGGCCCGTAGGGAGTACCATAGCAGCTCCGGGCGGCTGGTATGATGCCGGAGATTACAACAAGTACATCGTGAACAGCGGCATCACGATGGCCACATTGATGGATGCCTATGAAGACCAGCCAGCTTATTGGGATACATTGAATACGCATATACCCGAAACCGGCAATGGTATTCCTGACATTTTAAATGAAATCCTCTGGAATCTGCGCTGGATGCTGGCCATGCAGGATCCGCAAGATGGGGGCGTATACCATAAACTCACTTCCGCAGAATTTGACGGATTTGAAATGCCATCGGCTGATCATTCGCTCCGTTTTGTGGTACAGAAAAGTACGGCCGCCACACTCGACTTTGCAGCCGTCATGGCGCAGGCTTCGCGCATCCTGCAGGCTTGGAAGCGACAGTTGCCAGGATTGGCTGACAGCTGTTTGCATGCAGCTGAGAAAGCCTGGGAATGGGCTTTGCAGCATCCTGCTATCCTGTATGACCAGCACAAGATGAATCAGCAGTTTCATCCTCCCATAACCACGGGAGCCTATGGTGATAACCATTTGCAGGACGAATGGTGCTGGGCGGCTGCAGAGCTTTGGCTTACAACAGGCAATGAACGTTACAAATCCCGCATGTATGCACTGGCTGAGCTGCAGCCCACTGTGCCTACCTGGTCGGATGTGCGTACCCTGGCTTATTTCAGCCTGTTCAGGTTCCAGCGCCTGCATGCAGGCAAGTATGCGGATTTTTATGCCCGTTTGCAGAAGCAATTTCTGCATCTGGCCGATAGCTTGTTGCATCATCCCTTTGCTGCTTTTGCAACGGTGATGGGAGGCAGGCGATCCGATTTCGTGTGGGGCAGCAATGCAGTGGCAGCCAATCAGGGTATGGTACTGCTATATGCCTGGAAGCTCACCCGCAACTCCCAATACCGCCAGGCTGCAGCCGGCAATCTGGATTATCTGCTGGGCCGCAATGCCACCGGTTATAGTTTTGTAACAGGCTTTGGTACGCGCTCACCCATGCATCCGCATCACAGACCATCCGTTGCAGACGGAGTGCGGGAACCTGTCCCCGGCTTGTTGGTAGGCGGTCCCAATCCCGCTATGCAGGATCATTGCAATGGCTATCCCTCCCTTGCAGCTGATGAGGCTTATGTAGATGACAACTGCGCTTATGCCTGTAATGAAATTGCCATCAACTGGAATGCTCCGCTGGTTTATCTGGTAAACATGCTGCGGGCCGAACGGAATTGA
- a CDS encoding alpha-L-arabinofuranosidase — MTRTKVWMIWFTYIVFSVLYFSCKKSSSPAPGNNTGGGSNGGSSLDTVYQPVDPPVAATIGWFLNSWQPKTYVIPAQYRDTVAPAGNATVTVQVDMNQVITKVSPYLFGNNANTWMGQMVTEPALLQYITDLAPHIIRGPGGSISDVYFWNQSSAPPADAPDSLYDGSGHKVAAGYWYGMNTQSWTLSIDHYYQMLQQTHNEGILTVNYAYARYGTGPYPVQTAAHLAADWVRYDHGRTRFWEIGNESNGTWEASYQIDPATNQDGQPAIITGQLYGQHFKIFADSMRAAARETGATIYIGAQLLDAPPASWQTETDKNWNAGVLSEAGNSADFFIVHDYFTPYQKNSTAAEIIDSGLSVPGRIMRYLNQQFSQYGVTPKPVALTEWNIFATGSMQMVSNIAGLEATIVLGELIKNQFGEASRWDLANGWDNGNDMGLFNIGDEPGAPKWNPRPAFYYMMLFQRYFGDRMVASAVQGSSDVLCYASSFTQGPAAGLVLINTGNTPQTVQILLNHFAPANRYYWFTCTGGNDNGEFSRKVYINGYGPAGVSGGPAANYNQILPYSATASPHIQVMLPARAVVFLQIPARHG, encoded by the coding sequence ATGACACGGACAAAAGTTTGGATGATATGGTTCACCTACATAGTTTTCAGTGTGCTGTATTTTTCCTGTAAAAAATCATCTTCACCTGCTCCCGGAAATAATACCGGAGGCGGCAGCAATGGAGGTTCCTCCCTTGATACCGTTTATCAACCTGTGGATCCGCCCGTAGCAGCAACCATAGGCTGGTTTCTGAACAGCTGGCAGCCCAAAACCTATGTAATACCTGCTCAATACCGCGACACGGTAGCTCCTGCAGGAAATGCCACGGTAACGGTTCAGGTAGATATGAATCAGGTCATTACCAAAGTATCGCCGTATCTGTTTGGCAACAATGCCAATACCTGGATGGGGCAGATGGTTACTGAGCCCGCATTATTGCAATACATCACCGATCTGGCTCCGCATATCATTCGCGGGCCTGGTGGCAGCATCAGCGATGTGTATTTCTGGAACCAATCCTCCGCACCACCGGCCGATGCACCGGACAGTCTTTATGATGGTAGCGGCCATAAGGTGGCTGCAGGCTACTGGTATGGTATGAATACCCAGAGCTGGACATTATCCATTGACCATTATTATCAGATGCTGCAGCAAACCCATAACGAAGGCATCCTCACCGTCAATTATGCGTATGCCCGCTATGGTACAGGACCATATCCGGTACAAACAGCCGCACATCTGGCAGCCGACTGGGTACGCTATGATCATGGCCGCACCCGTTTCTGGGAAATCGGCAATGAGAGCAATGGCACCTGGGAAGCCAGTTATCAGATTGATCCGGCCACCAATCAGGATGGCCAGCCGGCTATCATCACCGGTCAGCTGTATGGGCAGCATTTTAAAATCTTTGCCGATTCCATGCGGGCCGCAGCCCGTGAAACAGGCGCAACCATATACATCGGTGCCCAATTGCTTGATGCGCCGCCGGCATCCTGGCAAACAGAAACCGATAAAAACTGGAATGCAGGGGTGCTGAGCGAAGCCGGCAACAGCGCCGACTTCTTTATTGTGCATGATTATTTTACACCCTATCAGAAAAATTCCACGGCTGCGGAAATCATTGACAGCGGCCTTTCCGTACCGGGTCGCATCATGCGTTATCTAAACCAACAGTTCTCCCAGTACGGCGTTACGCCCAAACCTGTTGCTCTTACCGAATGGAACATCTTTGCCACCGGTTCCATGCAAATGGTATCGAATATTGCCGGTTTAGAGGCAACCATTGTGCTGGGTGAACTGATCAAAAACCAGTTCGGGGAGGCCAGCAGATGGGATCTGGCAAATGGCTGGGATAATGGAAATGATATGGGTTTATTCAATATCGGTGATGAACCCGGCGCTCCGAAATGGAATCCCCGCCCGGCATTTTATTACATGATGCTTTTTCAGCGCTATTTTGGTGATCGCATGGTGGCTTCTGCCGTGCAAGGCAGTAGCGATGTGCTGTGTTATGCCTCATCATTTACGCAGGGACCGGCAGCCGGATTGGTGCTAATCAATACCGGAAATACCCCGCAAACCGTACAAATCCTGCTCAATCATTTTGCTCCCGCTAATCGGTATTATTGGTTCACCTGTACCGGTGGCAATGATAATGGCGAATTTTCCCGGAAAGTATATATCAACGGCTATGGCCCGGCCGGCGTCTCGGGCGGACCTGCAGCAAATTACAATCAGATACTCCCTTACAGCGCCACAGCATCACCCCATATTCAGGTGATGCTTCCTGCAAGAGCTGTTGTCTTTCTTCAGATTCCTGCCCGGCATGGATAA
- a CDS encoding glycan-binding surface protein translates to MLRQILHHTRAGIALIMLGTMIWSACKKNETAAPVITGLRSLNRSNVDSTLTVVKPGQIVVIQGKNLETVQQISFDGVPASFNINFTTNENIIVTVPDIVFDSVAQQDMNQVKVVTNHGIASYTIPIVPPPPVITSVSNEFPQPGDTITLTGSYLYTVQEVDFPGGARVTNGFTGPQDGSWLQVVVPNSLNPSEVSTTDSIAVVTLGGVGKYAFYNTTGMIANFEYRDPHFGWQWWGGIISNDATAFPGNWGNYIEVKPSSPIPAGDGSWWTDNRAVMIAASNWTNVNIGDPPANYALKFQVFVKNPWSNGSIHIVINGDFSHWATWAPWQQTDSKTFQTSGWITVSIPLTRFVDGSGNSVSTVSALTGGQPGATVQLMLYNDSSTPLSGFDAAFDNVRIVKIK, encoded by the coding sequence ATGTTACGTCAGATATTGCATCATACACGTGCTGGCATTGCCCTGATCATGCTGGGCACGATGATATGGAGCGCCTGCAAAAAAAATGAAACAGCTGCCCCGGTAATCACCGGGTTGCGTTCGCTAAACCGCTCCAATGTGGATAGTACGTTGACAGTAGTAAAACCCGGACAAATAGTGGTGATTCAGGGGAAAAATCTGGAAACCGTACAGCAGATTTCGTTTGACGGCGTTCCTGCCAGCTTCAACATCAATTTCACTACCAATGAAAATATCATCGTCACCGTACCCGATATTGTGTTCGACAGTGTTGCCCAGCAAGACATGAATCAGGTGAAGGTAGTAACCAATCATGGTATAGCCAGTTATACCATTCCAATTGTTCCGCCGCCACCGGTCATTACCTCAGTGAGCAATGAATTTCCCCAACCCGGAGATACCATCACACTCACGGGTTCGTACTTGTACACAGTGCAGGAAGTGGATTTTCCGGGCGGAGCCCGCGTAACCAACGGCTTTACCGGGCCCCAGGACGGAAGCTGGCTGCAGGTGGTGGTGCCTAATTCCCTGAATCCTTCGGAGGTCTCAACGACCGATTCCATCGCTGTGGTAACGCTGGGTGGTGTGGGCAAATATGCCTTTTACAATACCACCGGCATGATTGCTAATTTTGAATATCGCGATCCGCATTTCGGCTGGCAATGGTGGGGAGGTATCATCAGCAACGATGCAACGGCTTTTCCAGGCAACTGGGGTAATTACATTGAGGTGAAACCTTCCAGCCCGATTCCGGCCGGTGATGGTTCGTGGTGGACGGATAATCGGGCCGTGATGATTGCCGCCTCTAACTGGACCAATGTGAATATAGGAGATCCGCCGGCTAATTATGCATTGAAATTTCAGGTATTCGTGAAAAATCCCTGGAGCAACGGATCCATCCATATCGTTATTAACGGCGATTTCAGCCACTGGGCTACCTGGGCGCCCTGGCAGCAAACCGACAGCAAAACATTTCAAACCTCAGGTTGGATTACCGTGAGCATTCCGTTGACCCGGTTTGTGGATGGCAGCGGCAACAGTGTATCTACCGTAAGCGCATTGACCGGAGGGCAGCCAGGAGCAACAGTTCAGCTTATGCTGTATAACGATAGCAGTACGCCTCTTTCCGGTTTTGATGCAGCTTTTGACAATGTTCGCATTGTGAAAATCAAATAA
- a CDS encoding RagB/SusD family nutrient uptake outer membrane protein: MKKIFHLLPSIILITALGTGCKKSFLDRPPIDQLTTGNFYNNDQEVLAATTALYNIVWFDYNDKAFLAFGEARGGNLQSNDRTPYIQFAVSATDQSTLLPGYKSFYKIISQSNLIMQNIYNSKGNVSEAVRNEALGECHFMRGLAYYYLVSNWGAVPIIYDNIAQLNDSVHRNTIESVWQFIIRDFQYAVKYLPYQAAGQGRINKWSAEGMLAKMYLTLAGYGRTEGNRNQTYLDSAKILAGDVIHNSGMSLYPSYYGLFVSANNNSAHNNPESLFSLEWMPFNQPWGVNNSFQAYVAFEPKLTETGDGWGAAQGVSADVVRYYMAHPEDSLRRKATCMFDGDYYPDLETDNGGLHYSVTSISNIKKYVIGSPKDNGGNGAFMAAYINTYMLRLAEVYLIYAEAILGNNASTTDPEALKYFNAVRQRAGLSPKTSITFDDIFQEKRAETIMEGEAWYDILRWYYFAPQKAMDYVAHQDKGSYTIQYIPGTSNPRQYNVTYSPQYYPFTDQTVYLPYPEQELINAPSLNDPPVPFDFSKLPNY; the protein is encoded by the coding sequence ATGAAAAAGATATTTCATCTGCTTCCGAGCATCATCCTGATAACTGCGCTGGGTACCGGCTGCAAAAAAAGTTTTCTGGACCGGCCACCAATTGACCAGCTGACTACGGGTAATTTTTATAACAACGATCAGGAAGTATTAGCCGCAACCACAGCTTTATACAACATCGTATGGTTCGATTATAATGACAAGGCCTTCCTGGCCTTTGGAGAAGCCCGTGGCGGCAATCTCCAGTCCAACGACCGTACGCCCTACATTCAGTTTGCTGTTTCAGCAACCGATCAGAGCACTTTGTTGCCGGGCTATAAATCGTTTTACAAAATCATTTCCCAGAGCAACCTGATTATGCAAAACATCTATAACAGCAAAGGCAACGTATCAGAGGCGGTTCGTAATGAGGCTTTGGGAGAATGCCATTTTATGCGCGGGCTGGCCTATTATTACCTGGTGAGCAACTGGGGCGCCGTGCCTATCATCTACGATAACATTGCCCAGCTCAACGACAGCGTACACCGAAACACCATTGAAAGTGTGTGGCAGTTCATTATCCGCGATTTTCAATATGCCGTCAAATACCTGCCTTACCAGGCCGCAGGCCAGGGGCGCATCAACAAATGGTCAGCCGAAGGCATGCTGGCCAAAATGTATCTGACCCTGGCAGGATACGGCCGCACGGAAGGTAACCGTAATCAAACCTATCTCGATAGCGCCAAAATCCTGGCCGGCGACGTGATTCACAACAGTGGCATGTCGTTGTATCCCAGCTATTATGGTTTGTTTGTCAGCGCCAACAACAACAGTGCACACAACAATCCGGAAAGCCTGTTTTCACTGGAATGGATGCCGTTCAATCAGCCATGGGGTGTAAACAATTCCTTTCAGGCTTATGTGGCTTTTGAACCCAAGCTTACCGAAACCGGCGATGGCTGGGGCGCCGCGCAGGGCGTGTCGGCCGATGTGGTGCGTTACTACATGGCTCATCCGGAAGATTCCCTGCGCCGAAAAGCTACCTGCATGTTTGATGGCGACTATTATCCGGATCTGGAAACCGACAATGGAGGCCTTCATTACAGCGTGACCAGCATTTCCAATATCAAAAAATACGTGATTGGCTCACCCAAAGATAATGGCGGAAACGGGGCCTTCATGGCAGCCTATATCAATACGTATATGCTGCGGCTAGCTGAAGTATATCTGATTTATGCAGAAGCTATCCTGGGCAATAATGCATCCACAACCGATCCGGAAGCCTTGAAATATTTCAATGCCGTGCGCCAAAGGGCGGGTCTTTCCCCAAAAACATCCATCACATTCGATGATATTTTCCAGGAAAAACGGGCTGAAACCATTATGGAAGGAGAAGCGTGGTATGATATTTTGCGCTGGTATTATTTCGCCCCCCAGAAAGCTATGGATTATGTGGCACATCAGGATAAAGGCAGTTATACCATTCAGTATATACCGGGTACCAGCAATCCCAGGCAATACAATGTAACCTATTCACCGCAGTATTATCCCTTTACGGATCAGACAGTGTATTTGCCTTATCCCGAGCAGGAGCTGATCAATGCACCGAGCCTAAACGATCCGCCGGTACCCTTTGATTTCAGCAAACTGCCCAATTACTAA